From one Paenibacillus sp. FSL K6-1330 genomic stretch:
- the accD gene encoding acetyl-CoA carboxylase, carboxyltransferase subunit beta, protein MFKDLFQKKRKYATIPSERLGTAGQPQEGERPKREIPEGLMNKCAKCGTIQYSKELEKNLKVCQECGHHMRLNAVERIAMTLDETGFEEFDADMISVDPLKFPGYAAKLEQQKMKSGLHDAVITGQGSILGQPVVVAVMSFDFFTGSMGSVVGEKITRAIEFATDKRLPLIIFSTSGGARMQESILSLMQMAKTSAALSRFNELGGLYISVITDPTTGGVSASFATLGDINIAEPGAVFGFAGRIVIEQTIRQKLPDDFQTAEFNLAHGQLDMVIHRKDMRSMLGKLLEMHTVKGGF, encoded by the coding sequence GTGTTTAAAGACTTATTTCAGAAAAAAAGGAAATACGCAACGATCCCATCGGAACGACTTGGGACAGCAGGGCAGCCTCAGGAAGGCGAACGCCCGAAACGGGAAATTCCGGAAGGTCTGATGAATAAGTGTGCTAAGTGCGGCACCATTCAATACAGCAAAGAGCTTGAGAAGAATCTGAAGGTGTGTCAGGAATGCGGACATCATATGCGCCTGAATGCGGTAGAACGGATTGCCATGACGCTGGATGAGACAGGCTTTGAAGAGTTTGACGCAGATATGATCTCGGTGGATCCGCTCAAGTTTCCGGGATATGCGGCCAAGCTGGAGCAGCAGAAGATGAAATCCGGTCTTCATGATGCGGTTATTACCGGTCAAGGCTCGATTCTCGGCCAGCCTGTTGTGGTGGCTGTGATGAGTTTTGATTTCTTCACGGGAAGCATGGGCTCCGTCGTCGGGGAAAAAATCACCCGAGCGATCGAGTTTGCGACGGACAAGCGTTTACCACTCATTATTTTCTCCACTTCCGGCGGTGCCCGGATGCAGGAGAGTATTCTCAGTTTGATGCAGATGGCCAAAACAAGCGCAGCCCTGTCCAGGTTTAACGAACTCGGCGGGCTTTATATTTCAGTGATAACGGATCCGACGACCGGCGGTGTATCCGCCAGCTTTGCGACGCTTGGCGATATCAATATTGCCGAGCCGGGAGCCGTATTCGGTTTTGCGGGCCGTATCGTTATTGAACAGACCATTCGCCAGAAGCTGCCGGATGACTTCCAGACAGCGGAGTTCAACTTGGCTCATGGTCAGCTTGACATGGTTATTCATCGGAAAGATATGCGCTCCATGCTTGGTAAGCTGCTGGAGATGCATACCGTGAAAGGGGGATTCTGA
- a CDS encoding YtpI family protein, producing the protein MITVIHYILYIILVLSVIAAALYSIRARRAADPADRGIYMSMMNLYMGIMLVSLSLVCMFLFSGSTPAVIVEAVFLVLGAFNIFSGIRSRTYYSRLKDSRTAS; encoded by the coding sequence ATGATCACAGTCATCCACTATATCCTATACATTATCCTCGTTCTGTCCGTGATCGCTGCCGCGCTGTACAGCATTCGCGCACGACGAGCAGCGGATCCCGCAGACCGCGGAATCTATATGTCCATGATGAACCTCTATATGGGCATTATGCTGGTTTCCCTTTCGCTAGTCTGCATGTTTCTGTTCAGCGGCTCCACGCCGGCTGTCATTGTTGAAGCCGTATTCTTGGTGCTTGGCGCATTTAATATATTTTCCGGCATAAGAAGCCGCACCTATTACAGCAGACTGAAGGATTCGCGGACGGCCAGCTAA
- a CDS encoding acetyl-CoA carboxylase carboxyltransferase subunit alpha — protein sequence MSGELPFEMPLAEMRKKIDELKQFGQEKGIDFTDEIARLEERYSRLEEEIYSSISPSQKMHLARHQQRPTSLDLIQLIFTDFIELHGDRLYGDDLAIVGGLAKLDGVPVTVVGQQRGKDTKDNIARFFGSPHPEGFRKALRLMQQANKFKRPIITFIDTKGAYPGNTAEERGQSEAIARNLREMSSLGVPIVVVVIGEGGSGGALAMAVGNRVLMLEHAIYSAISPNGAASILWKDASKADQAAEAMKITAKDLLEMEVIEEIIPEPKGGAHRDYEETAAAIQSALISQLKELSVMDACELKEDRYRKFRKIGEFDFAKAEQEDDSVKI from the coding sequence ATGTCAGGCGAATTGCCTTTTGAAATGCCACTTGCCGAAATGCGCAAGAAGATTGATGAACTGAAACAATTCGGACAGGAAAAAGGGATCGATTTCACGGATGAAATCGCCCGCCTGGAAGAACGATATAGTCGTTTGGAGGAAGAAATTTATTCTTCGATTTCGCCTTCCCAGAAAATGCATCTGGCCCGTCATCAGCAGCGACCGACTTCGCTTGATTTGATCCAGTTGATCTTTACGGATTTTATTGAGCTGCATGGAGATCGTCTCTACGGGGACGATCTTGCCATTGTCGGCGGCTTGGCCAAACTGGACGGTGTTCCCGTCACGGTGGTCGGTCAGCAGCGCGGTAAGGATACGAAGGATAATATCGCGCGTTTCTTCGGAAGTCCGCATCCGGAAGGCTTCCGTAAAGCTCTGCGACTTATGCAGCAGGCGAACAAGTTCAAGCGTCCCATTATCACATTTATTGATACAAAAGGCGCATATCCGGGTAATACAGCAGAAGAAAGAGGTCAGTCCGAGGCGATTGCCCGTAATCTACGGGAAATGTCGTCCCTTGGGGTGCCTATTGTTGTTGTGGTCATCGGCGAAGGTGGGAGCGGCGGTGCTCTTGCAATGGCTGTAGGCAATCGTGTGTTGATGCTTGAGCATGCCATTTATTCCGCCATTTCACCGAACGGCGCCGCATCCATTCTGTGGAAGGATGCATCCAAAGCGGACCAGGCTGCGGAAGCCATGAAGATCACCGCTAAGGACCTGCTTGAAATGGAAGTAATTGAGGAAATTATACCGGAGCCTAAGGGCGGTGCGCACCGCGACTATGAAGAGACGGCCGCCGCCATTCAAAGCGCACTGATCAGCCAGCTGAAAGAGCTATCCGTCATGGATGCCTGCGAGCTGAAGGAAGACCGGTACCGCAAGTTCCGCAAGATTGGCGAATTCGATTTTGCGAAGGCGGAACAGGAAGACGATTCTGTGAAAATCTGA
- a CDS encoding DRTGG domain-containing protein yields the protein MDVRDDTITKHEQLVQHIESLKVGSKISVRRLAKEMGVSEGTAYRAVKEAESLGIVVTKERIGTVRVERKPRNISEQLMFADVVEIVEGHVLGGAEGLNKSLHKYVIGAMKVEAMIRYIDAGSLMIVGNREDAHFLALEQGAGVLITGGFGTSREVKQLADQLHLPIISSRHDTFTVASMINRAIFDRLIKKKIMLVEDIAHDKPKNHQLKNSVTVEEFKRISQATGEIRYPVTDEWNRVIGIVGVRDVEGLADTQPIEKAMTRNPVTASMKTSLASAAQIMMWEGIDFLPIVDRNRKLLATVTRKEVLGALRDARNQPQLGETFDQLIWNGIAEDRDEEGRLFFHGFITPQMASELGTISQGVLTTVMSQAAVKAAKDISGWDHVLDHLSTYFIRPVQIEDPIVIMPKLLEISRRTCKMEIEIQHQTNLIAKAVMTMQAIDHG from the coding sequence TTGGACGTTCGAGATGATACGATTACTAAACACGAGCAGTTGGTTCAGCATATTGAAAGTTTGAAGGTTGGAAGCAAAATATCGGTACGACGGTTAGCTAAAGAGATGGGCGTCAGCGAGGGCACCGCTTATCGGGCGGTGAAGGAAGCGGAAAGCCTGGGCATTGTGGTCACGAAGGAGCGGATCGGCACGGTTCGTGTGGAACGGAAGCCGCGGAACATATCCGAGCAGCTTATGTTTGCCGATGTTGTTGAAATAGTGGAAGGGCATGTGCTTGGCGGTGCGGAGGGGCTTAATAAAAGCCTGCATAAATACGTGATTGGCGCTATGAAGGTAGAGGCGATGATCCGATATATCGATGCCGGAAGCCTCATGATTGTCGGTAACCGTGAAGATGCCCATTTCCTGGCACTTGAGCAGGGAGCGGGCGTATTGATTACGGGCGGTTTCGGAACCAGCCGGGAAGTGAAGCAGTTGGCAGACCAACTGCATCTGCCCATTATATCGTCCCGTCATGACACGTTTACCGTCGCCTCCATGATTAACCGCGCCATTTTTGACCGTTTAATCAAGAAGAAAATTATGCTGGTGGAGGATATCGCTCATGATAAGCCGAAGAATCATCAGTTGAAAAACTCCGTCACCGTTGAGGAATTCAAACGGATTTCACAAGCGACCGGGGAAATCCGTTATCCGGTAACCGACGAATGGAACCGGGTCATCGGCATTGTTGGTGTCCGGGATGTGGAAGGGCTCGCCGACACCCAGCCGATCGAGAAAGCGATGACCCGTAACCCGGTGACGGCAAGCATGAAAACTTCGCTTGCATCAGCGGCGCAGATTATGATGTGGGAAGGGATCGATTTTCTGCCGATTGTGGATCGGAACCGCAAGCTGCTTGCAACGGTCACTCGTAAAGAAGTGTTAGGGGCACTGCGGGATGCGCGAAATCAGCCTCAGCTCGGCGAAACGTTTGATCAGCTGATCTGGAATGGGATTGCAGAGGATCGGGATGAGGAAGGGCGTTTGTTCTTTCACGGTTTTATCACGCCCCAAATGGCTTCAGAACTTGGAACGATTTCACAAGGAGTGCTTACGACCGTAATGAGCCAAGCGGCGGTTAAAGCGGCCAAGGATATCAGCGGCTGGGATCATGTGCTGGACCATCTGTCAACGTATTTCATCCGGCCCGTGCAGATCGAGGACCCGATCGTCATTATGCCGAAACTGCTGGAGATCAGCCGCCGTACCTGTAAGATGGAGATTGAGATTCAGCATCAGACGAACCTGATTGCCAAAGCGGTCATGACGATGCAGGCGATCGATCATGGCTGA
- a CDS encoding DUF445 family protein, which translates to MQNWLFILVNVCVAAFVGGITNHFAIKMLFHPLEEKIILGRRIPFTPGLIPKRKDEIAESLGHVVSDYLVTSEGLQELIRKPVFRGKIEDSLYRKLEEWSQSELSFRDLALKVWSSEQWEQLKVRAEQSARQLTARGAAAVWHGYGLEAKPLKELVPGWSEETIQGWSGAAADMVLKELKNTLLSAKGQLMLSEVASSLIDKAGGFLGTMASIFVDEDKLVQKLTPMLIQQLEGEKVRKTITDIISGKLSYYGDMPLGNLIEHVADEPGLAWITRTLDDKLPWSKWIERIELLRVSEVIGPRMPAIGAALPGLLDKGLGFLERSIPAAMKAVNLPQLVQEQVEKFPIERLEEIILSVSGREFRAITWLGVLLGGVIGLFQSMLIVLWR; encoded by the coding sequence ATGCAGAACTGGCTGTTTATTTTGGTGAACGTGTGCGTTGCTGCTTTTGTTGGCGGCATAACGAACCATTTTGCGATAAAAATGCTGTTTCATCCTCTTGAAGAAAAAATCATCCTGGGTCGCCGCATACCCTTTACACCAGGGCTCATCCCCAAGCGTAAAGACGAAATAGCCGAGTCGCTCGGACACGTGGTCTCGGATTACCTGGTAACAAGCGAGGGCTTGCAGGAGCTTATTCGTAAGCCGGTGTTTCGGGGTAAGATAGAGGACAGCCTCTATCGAAAGCTGGAGGAATGGAGCCAGTCGGAGCTGAGCTTCCGAGACTTGGCGCTAAAGGTATGGAGTTCGGAACAGTGGGAGCAATTGAAGGTCCGTGCTGAACAATCAGCCCGCCAGCTTACGGCCCGGGGTGCCGCAGCAGTATGGCATGGCTACGGGCTGGAGGCAAAGCCGCTGAAGGAGCTTGTTCCCGGCTGGTCGGAGGAAACGATCCAGGGCTGGAGCGGGGCTGCCGCCGATATGGTGCTGAAGGAGCTGAAGAACACGCTGCTGTCTGCCAAGGGACAGCTTATGCTATCGGAGGTGGCTTCATCGCTCATCGATAAGGCAGGCGGATTTCTCGGGACCATGGCTTCGATCTTTGTGGATGAGGATAAGCTGGTCCAGAAGCTGACGCCCATGCTGATTCAGCAGCTGGAGGGAGAGAAAGTCCGCAAGACCATCACGGATATCATCTCAGGAAAGCTGTCGTATTACGGTGATATGCCGCTTGGGAATCTCATCGAACATGTCGCGGATGAGCCGGGCTTAGCTTGGATCACCCGAACTTTGGATGATAAGCTTCCTTGGTCCAAGTGGATTGAGCGGATCGAGCTTCTTCGTGTTAGCGAAGTGATCGGACCGCGAATGCCGGCTATTGGGGCAGCCTTGCCTGGACTGCTCGATAAGGGACTGGGTTTCCTTGAGCGAAGCATCCCGGCTGCCATGAAGGCTGTTAACTTGCCGCAGCTCGTTCAGGAGCAGGTGGAGAAGTTTCCAATTGAGCGGCTGGAAGAGATCATTCTAAGTGTATCCGGCCGTGAATTCAGGGCTATCACCTGGCTTGGAGTTCTGCTGGGTGGAGTGATCGGATTGTTCCAATCCATGCTGATTGTGCTGTGGAGATGA
- a CDS encoding DNA polymerase III subunit alpha, with the protein MSSFVHLHVHSEYSLLDGAARIGDLVREAAALGMKSLALTDHGVMYGAIPFYKACMAQGIKPIIGCEAYITAGSRKERGSRKDQPIYHLILLAKNETGYRNLMKLCSIGHLEGHHYRPRIDMEALAAHHEGIICLSACLGGEVPQHLLHGREAEAKAASLRYQAIFGEDYYLELQDHGIPEQKRVNPQLIQLSRETGIPLVATNDVHYLAESDAEVQDVLICIGTGKTVEDEDRLQIQTNQLYLKSGSEMERLYPHVPEAILNTAKIADQCNLELEFGKSILPEYSSLPEGKNAAEYLRDLCLNGLKGRYENTERWQDEALRSELEQRLNYELGVIESMGFSDYFLIVWDFIAYAHRQGIAVGPGRGSSAGSLVAYTLHITNVDPMKYKLLFERFLNPERITMPDIDIDFSDERREEVIDYVVDKYGKEHVAQIITFGTMAARAAVRDVGRALNVPFGDVDKAAKLIPNHLGISIAGAMEQSPQLKEQYETKPKVRELIDMAMKVEGMPRHASTHAAGIVISRDPLTDAVPLQEGSEKTALTQYSMENLESVGLLKMDFLGLRTLSIIERTLRWIQELTGRTLDFEQVQDDDHLTYEMLGRGDTTGVFQLESAGIRRVLKDLKPSAFEDIVSVNALYRPGPMEFIPKFIQAKHGRIEPEYPHSDLIPILGDTYGIIVYQEQIMQIASTMAGFSLGEADLLRRAVSKKKREVLDRERSHFVSGSLKLGYSEDEANRVYDMIVRFANYGFPRAHAAAYGVLAFQTAYLKAHYPVPFMASMLTAVMGSHRKVAEYVLEARRLDIEVMPPDVNESGTYFTPVMSGPAAEGGDDEGCPAGGGIRFGLAAIKNVGTQAVENIVEIRREKPFESLLDFCRRVDLRVCNKRVIESLVQAGAFDSLQGHRSQLVAMLDETVEAAVKWRKERDDLQIQLFDFVETTNWDIEYPDIPPYTASQQLEFERELLGMYLSGHPLDGFEDTLTESGADRLMDLHEAEDESMATVAGMVVTLKTITTKQGKAMAFMECEDQIERCEVVLFPEVWKRSAHLIEKGALLAIRAKVQLQDEGFKLLAEEIAPLEAQTLSQLVHRSKVRGTAGGRGRSGGENNGRGVKSGAVGMPPVSAGNPSAVPPPEPLAARSGDDSTSIRNEASGSSLSSEKESRTGVSNHKAEQRVFVKITADAEQSELLVKLKELLQQHPGHVPTVLFYERSQKVLALSDAYRIKPSTELFAEMESMLGKDTVKVK; encoded by the coding sequence ATGAGCTCTTTCGTGCATTTGCACGTGCATAGTGAATACAGTTTGCTCGATGGAGCGGCACGTATCGGTGACCTGGTGCGGGAAGCGGCGGCGCTTGGAATGAAATCGCTGGCGCTTACGGATCATGGCGTGATGTATGGTGCCATTCCGTTCTATAAAGCTTGTATGGCGCAAGGCATCAAACCGATTATCGGCTGCGAGGCCTATATCACGGCAGGCTCCCGCAAGGAGCGGGGAAGCCGCAAGGATCAGCCGATCTATCATTTGATTCTGCTTGCCAAGAATGAGACCGGCTATCGCAATTTGATGAAGCTGTGCTCGATCGGGCATCTGGAGGGGCACCATTACAGACCCCGAATCGATATGGAGGCGCTCGCCGCCCATCATGAAGGCATCATATGTCTCAGCGCTTGCTTGGGCGGCGAGGTTCCCCAGCATCTGCTTCATGGACGTGAGGCGGAAGCAAAAGCCGCTTCGCTTCGTTACCAGGCGATTTTTGGAGAAGACTACTACTTGGAGCTGCAGGATCACGGAATTCCGGAGCAGAAGCGCGTGAATCCCCAGCTGATTCAGCTGAGCCGCGAGACGGGTATTCCGCTGGTCGCTACCAATGATGTGCATTATCTGGCTGAGAGCGATGCCGAAGTTCAGGACGTCCTAATTTGTATCGGCACGGGCAAAACGGTGGAAGATGAAGACAGGCTGCAAATCCAGACGAACCAGCTCTATTTGAAGAGCGGCAGCGAAATGGAGCGTCTGTACCCCCATGTGCCTGAAGCTATATTGAATACGGCTAAGATTGCGGACCAATGTAACCTGGAGCTGGAGTTCGGCAAGTCCATTTTGCCGGAATACAGCTCTCTTCCTGAAGGGAAAAATGCAGCAGAATACTTGCGGGATCTCTGTTTGAACGGGCTGAAAGGACGTTATGAGAATACGGAGCGGTGGCAGGATGAAGCGCTGCGCAGCGAGCTGGAGCAGCGACTGAACTATGAGCTCGGTGTCATTGAGAGCATGGGCTTCAGCGATTATTTCCTGATCGTATGGGATTTTATCGCCTATGCCCACAGGCAAGGCATCGCGGTTGGACCGGGCAGGGGTTCATCGGCGGGGAGCTTGGTAGCTTACACGCTTCACATTACAAATGTTGATCCGATGAAATATAAATTGTTGTTTGAACGCTTCCTGAACCCGGAACGGATTACGATGCCGGATATTGATATCGACTTCAGTGACGAGCGCCGGGAAGAGGTCATTGATTATGTGGTGGATAAATACGGGAAAGAACATGTCGCTCAGATCATCACGTTCGGTACGATGGCGGCAAGGGCGGCCGTCCGTGATGTCGGACGTGCGCTGAATGTGCCGTTCGGGGATGTGGACAAGGCGGCCAAGCTGATCCCTAACCACCTGGGCATCAGCATCGCAGGAGCGATGGAGCAAAGCCCACAGCTAAAGGAGCAGTACGAGACGAAGCCGAAGGTGCGCGAGCTGATCGATATGGCGATGAAGGTCGAGGGCATGCCTCGTCATGCTTCGACGCATGCGGCGGGCATTGTCATTTCCCGCGATCCGCTGACGGATGCGGTGCCGCTGCAGGAAGGCAGCGAGAAGACGGCGCTGACACAGTATTCCATGGAGAATCTGGAGAGCGTGGGGCTGCTCAAGATGGACTTTTTGGGTCTGCGGACGTTGTCCATCATTGAGCGTACGCTGCGATGGATTCAAGAATTGACCGGCAGAACACTCGATTTCGAACAAGTGCAAGATGACGATCATCTGACGTATGAGATGCTGGGGCGCGGCGATACCACGGGCGTATTTCAGCTCGAATCCGCGGGCATTCGGCGGGTGTTGAAGGATCTGAAACCTTCGGCATTTGAGGATATCGTATCTGTCAATGCCTTGTACCGCCCGGGTCCCATGGAGTTTATTCCGAAGTTCATTCAAGCCAAGCACGGCCGGATTGAGCCGGAGTATCCCCATTCGGACCTGATCCCGATATTAGGCGATACTTACGGCATTATCGTCTATCAGGAGCAGATCATGCAGATCGCTTCGACGATGGCCGGCTTCTCGCTCGGGGAAGCCGATTTGCTGCGAAGAGCGGTTTCGAAGAAGAAGCGCGAAGTGCTGGACCGGGAGCGGAGCCATTTCGTGTCGGGCAGTCTCAAGCTCGGCTATAGCGAGGATGAGGCCAACCGTGTGTACGATATGATCGTCCGGTTCGCGAATTACGGATTTCCCCGTGCGCATGCTGCCGCTTATGGCGTGCTGGCCTTCCAGACGGCTTATCTTAAGGCGCACTATCCGGTTCCGTTCATGGCTTCCATGCTGACTGCGGTTATGGGCAGTCACCGGAAGGTAGCCGAATACGTGCTGGAGGCACGGCGGCTCGACATCGAGGTCATGCCGCCGGATGTCAACGAAAGCGGAACGTATTTCACGCCGGTCATGAGCGGTCCTGCTGCCGAGGGCGGCGATGATGAAGGCTGTCCTGCCGGAGGCGGAATCCGATTCGGGCTTGCCGCGATTAAGAATGTTGGCACGCAAGCGGTGGAGAATATCGTCGAGATCAGGCGTGAAAAGCCGTTTGAAAGCCTGCTTGATTTTTGCCGCCGGGTGGACCTCCGCGTATGCAACAAGCGCGTGATCGAGTCGCTTGTCCAGGCGGGGGCTTTCGATTCCTTGCAGGGTCACCGCTCCCAACTGGTTGCTATGCTGGACGAAACGGTCGAAGCGGCCGTGAAGTGGAGAAAGGAGCGGGATGATCTCCAGATTCAGCTCTTCGACTTCGTGGAAACGACGAATTGGGACATTGAATATCCGGACATCCCCCCGTATACCGCAAGTCAGCAGCTCGAATTCGAACGTGAGCTGCTGGGCATGTATTTGTCCGGTCATCCACTAGACGGATTCGAAGATACGCTGACGGAATCCGGAGCTGATCGGTTAATGGATCTGCATGAAGCGGAAGATGAATCGATGGCTACGGTTGCCGGGATGGTGGTTACACTAAAGACCATTACGACGAAACAGGGGAAGGCGATGGCCTTCATGGAGTGCGAGGACCAAATCGAGCGCTGCGAGGTCGTTCTCTTTCCCGAAGTGTGGAAGCGAAGCGCGCATCTGATTGAAAAAGGCGCACTGCTCGCGATCCGGGCAAAGGTCCAACTGCAGGACGAAGGCTTCAAGCTGCTGGCCGAAGAAATCGCTCCGCTTGAGGCGCAAACCTTGAGCCAACTGGTTCACCGGAGCAAGGTTCGGGGAACAGCAGGCGGAAGAGGAAGATCCGGCGGAGAGAATAACGGTCGGGGCGTAAAATCGGGCGCAGTCGGCATGCCGCCGGTTTCGGCCGGTAATCCCTCGGCCGTCCCGCCTCCGGAGCCGCTTGCCGCCCGGAGTGGCGATGATTCGACCTCAATCCGAAATGAAGCATCGGGCAGCAGCTTATCGTCCGAGAAGGAATCTCGTACCGGAGTATCGAATCATAAGGCTGAGCAGCGCGTGTTTGTGAAAATAACGGCCGATGCGGAGCAATCGGAGCTGCTGGTGAAGCTGAAAGAGCTCCTGCAGCAGCATCCGGGGCATGTGCCAACGGTGCTGTTTTATGAGCGAAGCCAGAAGGTGCTTGCGCTTAGCGATGCCTATCGGATTAAGCCTTCGACAGAGCTTTTTGCCGAAATGGAGAGCATGCTGGGCAAGGACACCGTTAAAGTGAAGTGA
- a CDS encoding YlbF family regulator produces MNIYDKAHDLAKAMRESKEVEEITSAMKLVDADPESRRMLDDFRQRQMELQQRMMSGDMPAQDEMEKMEKQFEVLSLNLNIRRLFDAERRLSVIIEDVNKIISDSLQHLYGPAQP; encoded by the coding sequence ATGAACATTTATGACAAGGCACATGATTTGGCAAAAGCGATGAGGGAAAGCAAGGAGGTAGAGGAGATCACCTCTGCTATGAAACTCGTGGATGCAGATCCGGAGAGCAGACGCATGCTGGATGATTTCCGTCAGCGCCAGATGGAGCTTCAACAGCGTATGATGTCCGGCGATATGCCGGCTCAGGACGAAATGGAGAAGATGGAGAAGCAGTTTGAGGTGCTTAGCTTGAACCTGAACATTCGTCGTTTGTTTGACGCGGAGCGGCGATTGAGTGTCATCATCGAAGACGTGAACAAGATTATATCGGATAGCCTCCAGCATCTGTACGGACCAGCTCAACCTTAA
- a CDS encoding YtrH family sporulation protein, which translates to MSVFLSKAILDFFIAFGIVLGGAMVGGVGAVLSLQPPTNTMMEVADRIKIWALAAAIGGTIDPMRVIESNMLGGNLSPVIKQILYLGFAFLGAHMGSELVKWVCSSRS; encoded by the coding sequence ATGAGCGTTTTTTTATCAAAAGCGATCCTGGACTTTTTTATAGCCTTCGGCATCGTGCTGGGGGGAGCCATGGTGGGAGGTGTGGGCGCCGTGCTGTCCCTGCAGCCCCCCACCAACACCATGATGGAGGTCGCAGACCGAATTAAGATCTGGGCGCTTGCGGCTGCCATCGGAGGCACCATCGATCCGATGCGGGTCATTGAGAGCAATATGCTTGGTGGTAATTTATCCCCTGTGATCAAACAAATTCTATATCTCGGCTTTGCATTTCTTGGAGCACATATGGGCAGCGAGCTGGTCAAATGGGTGTGCTCCAGCCGGAGTTAA
- a CDS encoding phosphatidylglycerophosphatase A, whose protein sequence is MSMDLAESMLSRRGVSVSSIADIVLKLQQRYHPKLTIEQCEESVRAVLGKREVQYTLYTGIALDELAEKKLLPEPLQSIMEQDEPLYGVDETMALGVTSIYGMIGLTSFGYLDKEKIGVIEILNEKSDGIHVFLDDLVAGIAAAASSRIAHNNPDAAHYTAGSD, encoded by the coding sequence ATGTCAATGGACTTGGCAGAAAGCATGCTCAGCCGCAGAGGAGTCAGCGTAAGCTCCATCGCGGATATTGTGTTGAAGCTGCAGCAGCGTTATCATCCGAAGTTAACCATCGAGCAGTGTGAAGAAAGCGTCCGGGCCGTTCTCGGCAAGCGCGAAGTTCAGTATACGCTGTATACGGGCATTGCGCTGGATGAGCTGGCGGAGAAGAAACTGCTGCCGGAGCCGCTGCAATCGATTATGGAGCAAGACGAACCGCTCTACGGAGTGGATGAGACCATGGCGCTTGGTGTCACGAGCATATATGGCATGATCGGATTGACCAGTTTCGGTTACCTGGACAAAGAAAAAATAGGTGTGATTGAGATATTAAATGAAAAGTCGGACGGGATACATGTGTTTCTGGATGATCTCGTTGCAGGCATCGCCGCTGCCGCTTCCTCACGCATCGCCCATAACAATCCCGATGCGGCCCATTATACCGCAGGTTCTGACTGA